The stretch of DNA ACGCCCGAAGATGACATCAACGCGAACCTCGTCTACCAATCAGCTTCAGTAATGGAGGCAATGAACGCCCAATGAGCTGCTGTTTTGCTGGAGGGTTGACTTTGGGCGGAAGCGGCTTTGTAGCCTAGGAGAAGCGAGATGGGGGTGAAGCTGGAGGTGTTTCGGGTCAGTGAGCTTTGCAGCGGGTGGACAGTTGGACTCCTCCGGGCCCTGAGGAGGAGGCTTTGGAAGGGAGGGGACTCCGGGAACGAGGGCAATGTGGGGAGAGAGTTTCTGAGTTTTGAGAGGGATCTTTAAGGTTGGAAGCGGAGGAGGAGGGCTGGTGGGCGGCGGGGCGTCCGAGAGGAGTGATGTGGGAAAGGGGCTCCAAGAAGGAAGGCTCCAGGCGCTGGGGAAAGCTCGTGGGCTCCGGCTGGTTGTGCGTTTCTGATAGACCCCTGGGTTTAGGGGAATCGATTCCAAGTAATGAGGATTCCAGGGTCTGAAGATGCTCCAGGGATCTAACGGACGGGTGGGTCATGAGGTCTCACGAAGATGCCTTTGATTTTAGTACGGGGTTTCGTACTCTGAGTCAAGGGTCTTTCCGCGCTCGCGCGTGTAcgtacgtatgtgtgtgtgtgtgtgtgtgtctttgaggGGGCGTTTCCCCAGACTTGGAGGAGGCTTTGAGGTCTCCTAAATTATTATTACTAGAGGTTTAGGCGCTAAGGTATGAGGCTTCTGTGCCCGTGGTGGGAGTTCTGCGGTTCTTGGGGACCCTGAGGACGCACTCCGGTCTCCGTGGGAGGATGGTCCTCCAAGCTCTGAGCAACCTGTGCGTGTTGTGGAAGAGCTTTAATCCCTGGCTCTGTTCATTGACCCCCTGCCCTTCCAGATGACACTCTACCTCACCTTCCCTGTGGCTATGTTCTGGATCGCCAATCAGGCCGAATGGTTTGAAGACTATGTCATACAGCGTAAGGTGGGCACAGGGAGAGTATTCATGGGTTCCttccagggctgggggagagaaTGGGGCACCAGCCTGCTGGAGACCAGTGTCTGCTTCCCACCAGCCAATTCTGccctgggcgggggggggctcCGGAGGCTCGTGGCTCATGCTTCCAGCTGCTATTTTGTCCCCACAGAGGGAGCTGTGGCCACCTGAGAGGGAAGACCAGGTAAGTAACATACTCTTCTTCCCCCCTAAAGGGACAGAGGTGCCTGGATCCCTGTGGCCGTGATGGGTTTGAATGAAGATTTTTCTCTCAGTCCTGAGGAAAGAGAACTGAGAGCAGAGGGGTGTATAGTTTCTTTCTTGCCCTTTTCCTGAAAGGTGAAGCTAATCCCACTTGGACCCTCGCTGTAATTGGTGCAGGGCTTCCAGCATAGACGCTGAACTCTGAGGCTGTGCCCTGGGGGAGTAAGGGGTGAAGGGAAGGGGGTCCAGGCCCCCGAGGTGTgtgtcctcctcctctcccattcCACCCCCCCTTCTCCACCCCCCAGCGTCGGGAGCTAGAAGAATTCAAAGAGAGGATACGGAAGCAGCGGGAGGAGAAGCTCCTTCGTGCTGCCCAGCAGAGCTCCTGAATCCTAGCCCGTCCACCcaagaaaatacacatacacggtttcttgtttcttgtggaagtgttttattgtctgttttcAGGGGCCAGGCAGGGCCCAGGATGGCTCAGGCCTTCATGGGGCTTGTGTCTGGGGTTGGGGGCTGCTGTTCCGACGGAAGCTGAGAGCAGTCGGGTCTTGAGGGGTGAGGAGGGGTTGGGGGCTGAGCGTCCCAGCTCGTTTCTGCACTCCGTCCTGTGGATGAAGAGGGGTCAGCCAGAGGGAGGGATCACGGGCAGTGCCAGCCAAAGCTGACCCAGACATCGGGAGACGGTACCTGTGTGCCACCTCCTGCCATTCACCCCTGCCATCCCCCGGCTTCTACGTACATGAGTTACTCCTTTAATTACCTCCCGAAGTTACCACCTTTAGGGCGGTatttggggtcttgggatcagaaCCCAGGGTACACGTGCCTATGTGTGTTATGTGTGTCATAGACACACACTAGTGTATGGAGGTGTGGGTCCCGTGTATAAACTCAGGTGCCCTCTTCCTAGGAGGTGTCTTCCCAGGAAGGGGGGCTGCTCATTCTGTCTTCCCTGAAACCCTAAGACAGGCAGGAGCCATGAGTTCCAGCCACGGCTCTAACATTCACATGCCTCCGGCCTCACCTTGGGCCCCTTCAGCCCTGTCTGGGCCTTTGTTCTCCCACCCGAAGTCGGGTATCCGATCGGCCAGCATCCTGTGCCTGGCATGGACCCAGGGTGGCCCTTTTACTAGGCACTTACACCTAAGGGGCACATCGTGGCTAGACATGAGGGTGAGGAAGGTCTGTTTACTCCTGGCTCCGGGTGGGAGGCAGGATCAGAGCGCTCAGCCTAGCAGGTGCCTGCTCAGCCCCAGCGGCACGTCACCTACCTTGGGTCCTATGGGCTGGAAGCCAGGCAGGCTGCTGACTGTCACACGCTGGTCATCCATACGGCGGCCCTGGGTACTGGCCAGCATGTCCATGAGACTGTCCATCTCGGGTGCAGGGCCACTCTCTGCTTTAAGCAGAGGCGTGCGGGGATGAACGTATACGCTGACTCCAGGGCACACAGCCGG from Neovison vison isolate M4711 chromosome 6, ASM_NN_V1, whole genome shotgun sequence encodes:
- the LOC122909788 gene encoding protein PET100 homolog, mitochondrial → MGVKLEVFRMTLYLTFPVAMFWIANQAEWFEDYVIQRKRELWPPEREDQRRELEEFKERIRKQREEKLLRAAQQSS
- the PCP2 gene encoding Purkinje cell protein 2 homolog, which codes for MTDQEEKVDGTSAPCIKAGSPDQEGFFNLLSHVQGDRMEEQRCSLQAGPGPTSESQSGPAPEMDSLMDMLASTQGRRMDDQRVTVSSLPGFQPIGPKDGVQKRAGTLSPQPLLTPQDPTALSFRRNSSPQPQTQAP